DNA from Campylobacter concisus:
CTAAGAGATATGAATAGAATGCTTGTTCGTCTTGGCATTTGTAAGTTAAATGCGTCTAAGCGTTCTGCATTTCACGCTATAAAAGAGTTTTATGGTAAGGAAAAATTTGAGTGTGATGATATTAGCTTTCTTATAGCTCCACTTATAAATTCAGCCGGACGCATGGACGATGCGATGAATTCATTTGACTTTTTACGTGCTAAAAGTATCGAGGAAGCTTACAACTACCTTGATACGATCATTGAATTTAACAACTCCAGAAAAGAGGAAGAGCGCCAACTCTTTGAGTGCTCGCTAAAGGACGTAAAAGAAGATGATGAAGTCATTATCACTTGGGGAGAGCAGTGGCATGAGGGTGTGATAGGTATCGTAGCAAGCCGCCTTGCAAAGCACTTTGCAAAGCCAGCTATCGTCTTTAGTATCGATAAAGGTCGTGCAAAAGGTAGTGCTAGAAGCATTGGCAAGCTTGATATCTTATCTCTCATAGCAAGCCACGAAAATTTACTAACAAGCTACGGCGGTCACAAAGGAGCGGCTGGACTTACGCTTGCGCCTGAAAATTTGGTGAAATTTAAAGAAGCAATAAATAAAAGTTGCTCATGCCTAAATATGCAAGAGTGCAAAAGCTCGGACGAGCTACTTGGCGATATAATGCCAAGCGAGATAGACTTTGAGCTGCTTGAAATTTTAGAATTTTATGAGCCATACGGGCAGAAAAACCCTCGCCCAGTCTTTAAGATAAAAAATGCTCTTGTTAAAAATGAAAGACTTATAGGAAGAGATCAAAATCACTTAAAGCTCATCTTGCAAAAGGATAATAAAACACTTGAGGCTCTATTTTTTAACTTTACAAAACATGCTAGAGTTGGCGAGATGATAGATATTATCTTTTGTATATCAAAAAATTCATTCCGCGGACTTGTTACTCCACAGCTACTCATAAAAGAGATTTTATAAATTTTATCTCGGTTTTATAATGCTAAAATTTTAATAAAACCGAGATTTCTTCGGTTTTAATTCACCAAAATCGTTTCTTTATATATTTAATGCAGTCCAACTAAAATAATACTATTTGAGTCAAATTTCTGTATTGTAAAATTAATGTTATATAAATATTTATACTTTATTTAAGTTCATTTTTGCTTTAATTTTAATTTTAAATATTAATTTCATAGGACTAAACATGAAAATTTCTTACGTTTTAGCATTTGCTTTAGTATCAAATTTAATGCTTGGTGCTGAAGAAACGATAGACTTGGCTCCGGTTACCGTTTCTGCAAAGATACAAAAGTCCGTTCTTGACGAACCGACAAAGGCTCAAATAGTAGGCAAAGGCGCGATACTAGAAAACGGCGACATCGCTAAATCGCTTTTAAATTTGAGCGGCTTTACGATGGAGCGCAAGGGTGGAGGCGGCAGCGAGGTTTATTATCGTTCGCAGACGGCGGCTAGACTGCCGGTGCTAATCGACGGTAGCACGCTAAACGGCGGTTGCGGTATGCGCATGGATACGCCCATCACCTACATCTCGGCGCAAAACTACAGCTCGGTTCGTATCGTAAAAGGCCCGCAAGACGTCAGATACGGCGCGCTCATTAGCGGCGGCATATTTTTCGATAGAGAGATAGCAAGGCTGTCAAAACCGAGCTTCGGAGGAAACGTAAGCGTGCTGGGCGGCAGTTTTAAGCGGTTTGAAACTACCGCGGACGTAGTGGCGGGCAACGAGCTGGGCAGCATAGAGGTTTCCGGCGGACACTACGAGAGCGGCGATTATAAAAGCGGCGGCGGGCAGAAAATGCATACGCACTATAAACGCAACAGCGTCTCTCTCGTGGGTACGCTAACGCCTACGGAAACTACCGCATTGTAGTTAAGTGCGGATCTGGGGGAGGGCGAAGCGGCGTATGCCGATAGGATGAGGGACGGCATACAGTTTGACCGTAAGTCTTTCGGACTCAAATTTGAACAAGACGTCGGCGAGCACAAGATTAGGCTAAGCTCATACTATCATCAAATCGATCACATAATGGACAACTTCACCATGCGTCCGGTGGTGCCGGGCACGGGGCGCGGCAAGGGATACAGCATCAGTCACCCGATACGCGATATGTACGGCTTTAAGCTAGAAGGCGAGTTAAATTTCGATAATCTAACCAGCTTCATCGGCGCCGGTTATTCGCAAGACTCCTTTAAATGGCGAGGCGCCGGAACGGGCAGAGCCGGCGTGTCTAAAGCCGAAATGGATGCCGCCGTATCAAAGCCGCACGTAAAAGAGCGCAAGGTAACGTATAAAACGATATACACTCAAAACGAATACGTCCTTGAAAACGACTACGGGCTTTTTGGCGGACTTAGGCTGGACGCGGGCGAGAGAAAACTGCTAAAAACGCATAAGAGCAGGAAAGAAAATTTATTCTCAGGGTTTTTTAGATACGAGAAATATCTACAAAATTTAACGCTCTACGCAGGACTAGGTCACGCGCAAAGGTTACCGGATCACTGGGAAACGAATAAAGACCCAGATCTTAAGCTAAATAAAGAAAGAAACACTCAACTAGACTTTGGCACCGTGCTAAAAGACAAAAACTACGAGCTAAACGCGAATTTCTTTGTCTCGAAGATGGATGATTACATAATGATAAAGTATAACCCTATGGGTATGTCATCAAACGTATTTAATACCGATGCCTTACTATACGGCGGTGAGATCGAGGGCGATACGCTACTAGCCGATATATTTAGGCTAGGGGCGGGTGTATCCTACGTCTACGGCAAGGTGACTAAAAACGCGGGCGGCTTAAAAGACGGCGATGCACTGCCTAAGGTTTCTCCTCTAACGTTTAAACTAAGCGCCGGCCTAGAAAAGCCAGACTGGTTCGTCAAAGCCGACTTCTACGCTAACGCATCGCAAAACCGCGCGCAAAAAGGCTACGGCGACGTGGGCGGTATGGACCTGGGCAAGAGCGATAGCTTCTGGACGCTAGGACTAAGCGCGGGCTATAAATATAAAAATTATCAATTTTTGCTAGCGGCGGAAAATCTAAACGACGCCAAATACGCCTATCATAACTCAAAAGGCGGCTACGGCGGCGGTATCGCAGGCTACGAGACTATCCCGAACGGCACGAGGCTTTATGAGCCAGGTAGAAGCTTTTGGGCGAAATTTAAGGTACATTTTTAGGGCGTAACTTAATAAATTTGCATGGCTATGGGCTTAGGATTTGCCCTAGAGCTGTGCCAAATTTAAGTATTTTTACTCTTATCTTCTTAATAATACTCACGCTTGCTATATTTACTATTAGTAATAAATTGGCACTTGGTATAAAATTTCTTATTAAATTTTAAAGCCAAAGGATGATTAAAATAGGGCTTTATTAAATTTAAATTTTATATAGATTAAAAGCTTAGATGTAAAATCTCAGAAATTTTTTAAAGGAGAGGTATGAAAAATTTACTTGTAAAATCAAGCTTGATTCTAGCTTTGGTAAGCTCAGCAGCACTAGCTCAAGGTGCATTTGTCGGCGGCGAAGGTGATTATTCGTTTAACTCAAAAATCAAAACAAAAAACATAGCAAGTAGTGAGAAAAATAACTTCAAAAAAGGTCATTATGGTCTTGGCTTTTATGGCGGTTATGATTTTGACAGCTATAGAGCTTATGGCGGTTATTATTATGACTTTAAAGCTAGGAAAAATGCTGGTGAATCAGATGCAAAATGGAGTAAGCATAAATTTTTAGGCGGCGTTGATTATACGCCAAGCATCACTGAAAATTTTAAAGCCGTTCTTGGCGGATACACAGGCCTTGGCTACTTGAGCGTTAGAGAGAGATTTAATAACGAAACAAGTAAGAAAAATTTCAAAGGCTTACTAGTTGGCGCAAAAGCGGGCGGCATCTACTCATTTGACGAACATAACGCGATCGAGTTTGGCTTAAAAGCTGATAAGACTTTTTATAAGAAAAATAGCGGAGCTCAGCTAAGAGATACGACTATAGGAATTTATACAGGCTATACTTATAGATTCTAACATTTAGGCAAGGCTAGGCTTTGCCTTATTTTGGGCTACTCTCTACCTTCAAGAAGTGGCACAAAAAGGCACTCATCTAAGTACTCTTTTTCTAAATTTCCATCTTTATCTTTTTTAAATTTAGCGATAAATTGCTTGCCATCTTTTTTCATTGGAGCTACTAAAATTCCACCATTTTTAAGCTGCTTAAATAAATTTGGCGAGATCTCATCAGCAGCTGCCGAGAGCAGGATACGATCAAATGGTGCGTAGCTTCGCCAGCCATTGTTGCCGTCATCATATCTTACATGCACGTTTTTTATTTTTAGTGCCTCGAAGCGTTTTTTCGCCTCCATGGCTAGTTTCTCTATTCGCTCGACGCTAAAAATTCTATGTGCAAGTTTGCTTAAAATCGCTGCTTGATAGCCACTACCGCAGCCTATTTCTAGGATGTTATCCATATTCTCGCACTCTAGCGCCATTGTCATCTTTGCCACAGTTAGCGGTGAGCTGATCCACTGATTGCCCAGTATCGGCTGAGCATCGAGCTTATAAGCATGCGCAGTGATTGGTACAAAAATTTCACGCTCAGTGGTAGCTATCGCATCGAACAAAAGTGGGCTTAACGTGATCTCATCGGCTATATCGCTAGCCAAATTTTGGCATTTTATCGCTTCTAGTTGAGTCAAAATTTATATCCTAAATAAAAATTAAATCGTTATTATACGATTTAAAACTTATCTTAAAATTTATAAAATCCCTAAATTTGTCTTGATCTCTTTTATTAAATTTGCATCAAAAATCATCTCTTTAACAAGTGTGCCATTTGGTAAAAATACCCCAGCAACTTCTAATGCAAGAGAGCTTGAGATCATGACATAGCAGTTGTTTGCGATAGCTAGAGCCTTGCAAAGGCTAAGATAAGCATCCTCTCTAGCCTTGCCCCACATGGCTGGCACCATGATGATATCACATCCTTTTAGCTTTGCCCAAAGTGTGCTATCGCGTAGTTCAAAGCATATTAGCACGCCAAGCTTTAGCCCTCTAAAATCAAATGCATTTATATCGCTCACATCGCCAGCGGCAAAAATTTCATGCTCTAAATTTGGCCTAAAAAGTTCGGCTTTAAATTGTGAATGAAAGACATTATTTGAGTTAAGAAGCAAAAATTCGTTATAAATTTTTGGCTGGTGTGGATTTAGATTTGAAATTTTAGCGAGTCCTGCGCTTTTGTTTAGGCTGCTAAGGTGCGTAAAACCAAGAAATTTATCTGGGCTAAGCGCCTCTTGCAAGCGCTCAAGTAGCATCGCATCAAAGCTACCTATCATACCACCAAGCATCGCTTTGTTCGTCCCTGCAAAAAAACCGTCAAAGTCATAGCCGCTTATGCAAAGCTCGCTTGCAAGCAGGAGCGAATTTTCAGGCGCAGCTTCAACTAAATTTGCAAGCTCTTCTAGGCGATCGGTTGCATTTTTTGCCTTTAATGTTAGGCTTATTAGGTTTAAATTTTCGCTCATTTATTTTCCAAATACAAATGTCATAGGTTTTTCGTCGTGGCAGTCTTTTGGAAT
Protein-coding regions in this window:
- a CDS encoding TonB-dependent receptor plug domain-containing protein, which gives rise to MKISYVLAFALVSNLMLGAEETIDLAPVTVSAKIQKSVLDEPTKAQIVGKGAILENGDIAKSLLNLSGFTMERKGGGGSEVYYRSQTAARLPVLIDGSTLNGGCGMRMDTPITYISAQNYSSVRIVKGPQDVRYGALISGGIFFDREIARLSKPSFGGNVSVLGGSFKRFETTADVVAGNELGSIEVSGGHYESGDYKSGGGQKMHTHYKRNSVSLVGTLTPTETTAL
- a CDS encoding carbon-nitrogen hydrolase family protein, whose protein sequence is MSENLNLISLTLKAKNATDRLEELANLVEAAPENSLLLASELCISGYDFDGFFAGTNKAMLGGMIGSFDAMLLERLQEALSPDKFLGFTHLSSLNKSAGLAKISNLNPHQPKIYNEFLLLNSNNVFHSQFKAELFRPNLEHEIFAAGDVSDINAFDFRGLKLGVLICFELRDSTLWAKLKGCDIIMVPAMWGKAREDAYLSLCKALAIANNCYVMISSSLALEVAGVFLPNGTLVKEMIFDANLIKEIKTNLGIL
- a CDS encoding protein-L-isoaspartate(D-aspartate) O-methyltransferase, encoding MTQLEAIKCQNLASDIADEITLSPLLFDAIATTEREIFVPITAHAYKLDAQPILGNQWISSPLTVAKMTMALECENMDNILEIGCGSGYQAAILSKLAHRIFSVERIEKLAMEAKKRFEALKIKNVHVRYDDGNNGWRSYAPFDRILLSAAADEISPNLFKQLKNGGILVAPMKKDGKQFIAKFKKDKDGNLEKEYLDECLFVPLLEGRE
- the recJ gene encoding single-stranded-DNA-specific exonuclease RecJ; translation: MLNKEDIRNLLAHRFCNDIHKKISEIPTPSALKDIYKGANRIKEAIEKNERIAIVGDYDVDGVVSSVILAEFFDDLGVKDYLVKIPNRFKDGYGLNPEIIDELSADVSLIITVDNGISANDAAIICKEKGIDLIITDHHMPPAVLPEAYAIINPKQEDCNFPNIEICGAEVAWYLVGALKDVFGLNYDMSKFLELLAIAIIADMMELRDMNRMLVRLGICKLNASKRSAFHAIKEFYGKEKFECDDISFLIAPLINSAGRMDDAMNSFDFLRAKSIEEAYNYLDTIIEFNNSRKEEERQLFECSLKDVKEDDEVIITWGEQWHEGVIGIVASRLAKHFAKPAIVFSIDKGRAKGSARSIGKLDILSLIASHENLLTSYGGHKGAAGLTLAPENLVKFKEAINKSCSCLNMQECKSSDELLGDIMPSEIDFELLEILEFYEPYGQKNPRPVFKIKNALVKNERLIGRDQNHLKLILQKDNKTLEALFFNFTKHARVGEMIDIIFCISKNSFRGLVTPQLLIKEIL
- a CDS encoding TonB-dependent receptor domain-containing protein, producing MRDGIQFDRKSFGLKFEQDVGEHKIRLSSYYHQIDHIMDNFTMRPVVPGTGRGKGYSISHPIRDMYGFKLEGELNFDNLTSFIGAGYSQDSFKWRGAGTGRAGVSKAEMDAAVSKPHVKERKVTYKTIYTQNEYVLENDYGLFGGLRLDAGERKLLKTHKSRKENLFSGFFRYEKYLQNLTLYAGLGHAQRLPDHWETNKDPDLKLNKERNTQLDFGTVLKDKNYELNANFFVSKMDDYIMIKYNPMGMSSNVFNTDALLYGGEIEGDTLLADIFRLGAGVSYVYGKVTKNAGGLKDGDALPKVSPLTFKLSAGLEKPDWFVKADFYANASQNRAQKGYGDVGGMDLGKSDSFWTLGLSAGYKYKNYQFLLAAENLNDAKYAYHNSKGGYGGGIAGYETIPNGTRLYEPGRSFWAKFKVHF